The Bos indicus isolate NIAB-ARS_2022 breed Sahiwal x Tharparkar chromosome X, NIAB-ARS_B.indTharparkar_mat_pri_1.0, whole genome shotgun sequence genome has a window encoding:
- the KCNE5 gene encoding potassium voltage-gated channel subfamily E regulatory beta subunit 5, translating into MNCSESQRLRTLLSRLLLELHHRGNASGLGAGPGPSMGMGVVPDPFVGREVTSAKGDDAYLYILLIMVFYACLAGGLILAYTRSRKLVEAKDEPSQACAQHEWLPGGVPATADAATVAGSPAEGRRQLAPCGLPAPALARGTEGV; encoded by the coding sequence ATGAACTGCAGCGAGAGTCAGCGGCTGCGGACCCTGCTGAGCCGCCTGCTGCTGGAGCTGCATCACCGGGGCAACGCCAGTGGCTTGGGCGCCGGCCCCGGCCCGAGCATGGGCATGGGGGTCGTGCCCGACCCCTTCGTGGGCCGCGAGGTGACCAGCGCCAAGGGCGACGACGCCTATCTCTACATCCTGCTCATCATGGTCTTCTACGCCTGCCTGGCCGGCGGCCTCATCTTGGCCTACACCCGCTCCCGCAAGCTCGTCGAGGCCAAGGACGAGCCGTCCCAGGCCTGCGCTCAGCACGAGTGGCTCCCGGGAGGGGTCCCGGCCACCGCCGACGCCGCGACGGTGGCCGGCTCGCCCGCCGAGGGCCGCCGCCAGCTCGCCCCCTGCGGGCTGCCCGCTCCGGCCCTGGCCCGGGGCACTGAGGGGGTCTAG